A single Actinomadura algeriensis DNA region contains:
- a CDS encoding DUF5825 family protein, whose protein sequence is MPNIGVTLWREYSDAARDVPGMLLGDADAGEHAADASALRFSERGARRVDLADHVDVRNGADFDLAVRQLSLVRELTRIGLSVRWVLECDDDFPVSLLQHLYPPTAVAQGDGGAARRWRDAYRFGSLLYRKGPGFVHVRDARTDGARRLTLGRPAHLDAVRALDRGAPRESISPTLANGFRKHRLVAEVGPYLWWLPFRLHRWPDTRG, encoded by the coding sequence ATGCCGAACATCGGGGTGACGCTCTGGCGGGAGTACTCCGACGCGGCCAGGGACGTCCCGGGGATGCTCCTCGGCGACGCCGACGCCGGGGAGCACGCGGCGGACGCCTCGGCTCTGCGGTTCAGCGAGCGAGGCGCCCGCAGAGTCGATCTGGCCGACCACGTCGACGTCCGGAACGGCGCCGACTTCGATCTCGCCGTACGGCAGCTCTCGCTCGTCCGGGAGCTCACCAGGATCGGCCTGTCGGTCCGGTGGGTGCTGGAGTGCGACGATGACTTCCCTGTCTCGCTCCTCCAGCACCTGTACCCGCCCACCGCCGTCGCCCAAGGCGACGGCGGAGCCGCCCGCCGGTGGCGCGACGCGTACCGTTTCGGGAGCCTCCTCTACCGGAAGGGGCCGGGCTTCGTCCACGTTCGCGACGCCCGGACGGACGGCGCGCGCCGGCTGACTCTCGGCCGCCCGGCCCACCTCGACGCCGTCAGAGCCCTCGACCGGGGGGCGCCCCGCGAATCGATCTCCCCGACGCTCGCGAACGGCTTCCGCAAACATCGGCTGGTGGCGGAGGTCGGGCCTTACCTCTGGTGGCTCCCGTTCCGTCTTCACCGCTGGCCGGACACGCGAGGCTGA
- a CDS encoding peptidase C39 family protein, which yields MPPRLDEPARGTVVPFDPAAPPEPLAPGPVLERWRAVDRSAHAPEIVTAAGGAALVTARPRTAYLKIVDAVGDVRAAVAAVVAHARERGLVQVKWEGWTARPADAAALGFAPLRAPREPSADRNRPPAGYVRWLDGDGDGDAVAEPPYYRQSTHFTCGAVTALIAQVQAGAMPPDSLDRPAELTLWRGATNFPACEPVGLGVAVRRRWPSSPVTVFLDVDRPVLLDSHAGDEREWRAVLQRASRTDAAEAGVPIDARRLTLPGIRDAIARGDRVLLLISVEAMQGFAVPHWVLCHGAVPGAVVLEDPWSNDATGDTWVDAHLLPVPDSALDAMSAMEEDRYRAAVAIGTP from the coding sequence ATGCCACCCCGCCTCGACGAGCCCGCACGCGGCACCGTCGTCCCGTTCGATCCCGCCGCGCCGCCGGAGCCGCTCGCGCCCGGCCCGGTGCTCGAACGCTGGCGCGCGGTCGACCGCTCCGCCCACGCACCGGAGATCGTGACCGCCGCGGGCGGCGCCGCGCTGGTGACGGCGCGCCCGCGGACCGCCTACCTGAAGATCGTCGACGCCGTCGGCGACGTGCGCGCCGCCGTCGCGGCGGTCGTCGCGCACGCCCGGGAGCGGGGACTCGTCCAGGTCAAGTGGGAGGGCTGGACGGCACGGCCCGCGGACGCCGCGGCCCTCGGCTTCGCGCCGCTGCGGGCCCCGCGCGAACCGTCCGCGGACCGGAACCGCCCGCCCGCGGGCTACGTCCGCTGGCTGGACGGGGACGGGGACGGGGACGCAGTCGCGGAGCCGCCGTACTACCGGCAGTCGACGCACTTCACGTGCGGCGCCGTCACCGCACTGATCGCGCAGGTGCAGGCGGGCGCGATGCCCCCGGACTCCCTCGACCGCCCGGCGGAGCTGACGCTGTGGCGCGGCGCGACGAACTTCCCCGCCTGCGAGCCCGTCGGGCTGGGCGTCGCCGTCCGCCGCAGGTGGCCGTCGTCGCCGGTCACGGTCTTCCTCGACGTCGACCGTCCCGTCCTCCTCGACTCCCACGCGGGGGACGAACGGGAGTGGCGCGCCGTCCTCCAGCGCGCCTCACGGACGGACGCGGCCGAGGCCGGAGTCCCGATCGACGCGCGCCGCCTCACCCTGCCCGGTATCCGCGACGCGATCGCCCGGGGCGACCGCGTCCTGCTCCTGATCTCCGTGGAGGCGATGCAGGGCTTCGCCGTCCCGCACTGGGTGCTCTGCCACGGCGCCGTGCCGGGCGCCGTCGTCCTCGAGGACCCGTGGAGCAACGACGCCACGGGCGACACCTGGGTGGACGCCCACCTCCTGCCGGTGCCCGACTCCGCACTGGACGCGATGTCGGCGATGGAGGAGGACCGCTACCGCGCCGCCGTGGCCATCGGAACACCGTAA